From Spirosoma aerolatum, one genomic window encodes:
- a CDS encoding permease prefix domain 2-containing transporter, with translation MKPTHRADPPRFADWLLEWFCTPHLLEEVQGDLYERYQRDLRLVGEAQANRNYIRNVLRFFRPFALKRNPSDYPTPFLISPIMIRNYAKTSLRNLVKYKASTLINLFGLTLGVTACLVIYLITHYELSYDTFHPDSDRIYRLVGESQFNKTAEKHPVGFIPNAVPAAIRKEITGIGTVAAFHNIESEVLIPNGSEKPTKFEHRRHGVDNAEIVVVDPTYFDIFTYKWLAGNPKTALNDPFKLVLSERKARKYFGNLPIEQIMGKELIYQDSVHVHVAGIVQDWTQPTDLTFTDFISLATVRASQLKKGINLDQWDDNWSASQAFVKLPAGATPKQFTAQFQRFGKAHYPNEFKFAPALQPLADLHFDEDYQDNYTRKAHLPTLYGLMGVAVFILLIAAINFINLSTAQSAQRAKETGIRKVMGSSRASLIAQFLSETAFLTLVAVLISLLLVHPILSTFQSLTPKGLTFTLFSAQTGFFLLAVIVVTSLLSGLYPSFILSSYVPALTLKGQAGLAVGRKATLRKTLIVFQFTISLVFIIGTLIVERQLSYMRNKELGFNSDAIVSIRPPWGEKGKVLAQRIRSLSGVERVAMEWFPPMGQAFMVTKLKYQGKKQAVEMDVSAKIGDENFIPLYQLHLLAGRNYVKSDSLREIVINAHYAKALGFRQVNDALNKLIEFDGKKYPIVGVVADFHEQSFHEKMGPVFMGYMPHARNLGIKLSTKGKQMSELKTTLASIENEWKAVYPDNRFEYTFLDDSIAQLYEKEQKTSQLVHTATGIAILISCMGLFGLAMFTAEQRTKEIGVRKVLGASVASIVALLSTDFLKLVVIALVIASPIAWWAMNQWLNDFAYKIDIDWWIFALAGLLSVGIALFTVSFQSIKAALVNPVKSLRSE, from the coding sequence ATGAAACCGACACATCGAGCTGATCCGCCCCGCTTCGCTGATTGGCTGCTCGAATGGTTTTGCACTCCGCACCTGCTGGAGGAAGTGCAGGGCGATTTATACGAGCGTTACCAACGGGATTTGCGTCTCGTCGGCGAAGCGCAGGCCAACCGAAATTATATACGCAATGTGCTACGTTTCTTTCGGCCGTTCGCCCTTAAACGAAATCCATCTGACTACCCTACTCCATTTCTGATAAGCCCTATTATGATTCGAAACTACGCCAAAACCAGCCTGCGCAATCTGGTTAAATACAAAGCCAGCACGCTGATTAACCTCTTCGGTCTTACTCTTGGGGTGACCGCCTGTTTGGTGATCTATCTCATTACCCATTACGAATTAAGTTACGATACCTTCCATCCCGATAGTGACCGTATTTACCGGCTGGTGGGCGAATCACAGTTCAATAAGACTGCCGAAAAACATCCGGTCGGGTTCATCCCCAATGCCGTACCAGCCGCTATTCGTAAGGAAATTACCGGCATTGGCACAGTAGCCGCTTTTCACAATATCGAGTCGGAGGTATTGATTCCGAACGGCAGCGAAAAACCAACCAAATTTGAGCACCGCCGACACGGGGTCGATAATGCCGAGATCGTGGTGGTTGACCCAACGTATTTCGACATTTTCACCTACAAATGGCTGGCTGGCAATCCCAAAACGGCCCTAAATGACCCTTTCAAACTGGTGCTGTCGGAGCGAAAAGCCCGTAAGTACTTTGGCAATTTACCCATTGAGCAAATTATGGGTAAAGAACTGATTTACCAGGATTCGGTCCATGTCCATGTGGCGGGCATTGTGCAGGACTGGACTCAACCCACCGATTTGACCTTCACCGATTTTATTTCATTAGCCACCGTTCGGGCCAGTCAGCTAAAGAAGGGAATTAACCTCGACCAATGGGACGACAACTGGTCGGCATCGCAGGCGTTTGTCAAGTTGCCTGCCGGGGCTACGCCCAAGCAGTTTACAGCCCAATTTCAGCGGTTTGGCAAGGCCCATTACCCGAATGAGTTCAAGTTTGCACCCGCTTTGCAACCGCTGGCAGACCTGCATTTCGACGAAGATTATCAGGATAATTACACCCGAAAAGCGCACCTGCCTACGCTCTATGGACTGATGGGTGTTGCGGTGTTCATCCTGCTGATTGCGGCTATCAACTTCATCAATTTATCGACCGCTCAATCGGCACAGCGAGCGAAAGAAACAGGCATTCGGAAAGTAATGGGCAGCAGTCGGGCGAGTCTGATTGCCCAGTTTTTGAGCGAAACGGCTTTCCTGACCCTGGTTGCTGTACTCATTTCTCTACTGCTGGTCCATCCGATTCTTTCCACGTTTCAATCATTGACTCCCAAAGGACTGACTTTCACACTTTTTAGTGCGCAAACGGGTTTCTTTCTCCTGGCCGTTATAGTGGTCACGTCCTTATTATCGGGCCTTTACCCGTCTTTTATTCTGTCGTCGTATGTTCCTGCGCTAACCCTTAAAGGACAGGCTGGCCTAGCCGTCGGCCGGAAAGCCACCCTTCGCAAAACCCTGATTGTCTTTCAATTTACTATATCGCTGGTATTTATCATCGGCACATTGATCGTGGAACGTCAGCTTAGTTATATGCGTAACAAAGAACTCGGATTTAATTCTGACGCCATAGTTTCCATCCGCCCGCCCTGGGGCGAGAAAGGCAAAGTTTTAGCTCAGCGAATCCGATCGCTTTCGGGTGTTGAGCGTGTTGCGATGGAGTGGTTTCCGCCCATGGGTCAGGCGTTTATGGTGACCAAACTCAAATATCAGGGTAAGAAACAGGCTGTTGAAATGGATGTGTCGGCCAAGATTGGCGATGAAAATTTTATTCCGCTCTATCAGCTTCATTTGCTGGCCGGACGTAATTACGTAAAAAGTGATTCCCTGCGCGAGATTGTTATCAACGCTCACTACGCCAAAGCCCTGGGTTTCCGGCAAGTCAACGACGCTCTCAATAAACTCATTGAGTTCGATGGCAAAAAATACCCCATTGTGGGTGTAGTAGCCGATTTTCATGAACAATCATTCCACGAAAAAATGGGGCCTGTCTTTATGGGCTATATGCCCCATGCCCGAAACCTAGGCATTAAGCTTTCGACAAAAGGTAAGCAGATGAGTGAGTTAAAAACCACACTGGCCAGCATCGAAAACGAATGGAAAGCGGTTTATCCAGATAACCGATTCGAGTACACTTTTCTGGACGATTCCATTGCCCAGCTCTACGAAAAAGAGCAGAAAACAAGTCAATTGGTTCATACAGCCACAGGAATTGCGATCCTGATTTCATGTATGGGACTATTCGGGCTGGCGATGTTTACGGCCGAACAACGGACCAAAGAAATCGGGGTTCGGAAGGTACTGGGGGCATCGGTCGCCAGCATTGTAGCGTTGTTATCAACGGATTTTCTGAAGCTGGTAGTCATTGCGCTGGTCATTGCCTCGCCCATTGCCTGGTGGGCCATGAACCAATGGCTGAACGATTTTGCCTACAAGATCGACATTGACTGGTGGATCTTCGCCCTGGCGGGTCTGTTATCGGTGGGCATAGCCCTGTTTACCGTTAGTTTTCAAAGTATTAAAGCGGCATTAGTTAATCCGGTGAAATCACTGCGATCAGAATAA
- a CDS encoding sugar phosphate isomerase/epimerase family protein — protein MNYLTKFLLCGLLLSVASAPLLAQKNPEDKAGWKLGSQAYSFRLFSFAEALRKIDSCGLKYVEAFPGQTIGGGVDGKMDFTMDASTRQKVKKLIKDRGLTVVAYGVVNPKTDDEWKSLFEFAKDMGVLNINSEPTPQQMPLVRKLAEQYKINVALHNHPKPSRYWHPDTVLAAIGGSKYVGSCSDIGHWVRSGLDPVECLKKLNGHVLGMHFKDVKKDTPDGKYHDVVWGTGDCKIEQVIAEMKRQHFKGPISVEYEYHWENNGPEIAESVKNFRQMYNRVKVQ, from the coding sequence ATGAATTATCTGACAAAATTCCTGCTCTGTGGGCTGCTTCTTTCGGTAGCCAGCGCTCCGTTGCTGGCTCAAAAAAATCCTGAAGACAAAGCGGGCTGGAAACTCGGCTCGCAGGCGTATTCCTTCCGACTTTTTTCTTTTGCTGAGGCCCTGCGCAAAATAGATAGCTGCGGGCTGAAATATGTTGAAGCGTTTCCAGGGCAGACCATTGGCGGTGGTGTCGATGGCAAGATGGACTTTACGATGGATGCCAGTACCCGGCAGAAAGTCAAAAAACTGATTAAAGATCGTGGTTTGACGGTGGTGGCTTATGGTGTCGTAAACCCGAAAACGGATGATGAATGGAAATCCCTGTTTGAGTTTGCTAAAGACATGGGCGTTCTGAACATCAATTCGGAACCCACACCCCAGCAAATGCCGCTGGTTCGGAAACTGGCTGAACAATATAAAATCAATGTGGCGCTGCACAACCACCCAAAACCGTCGCGCTACTGGCATCCCGACACCGTTCTGGCGGCCATTGGTGGCAGCAAATATGTGGGTTCCTGCTCCGATATTGGTCACTGGGTGCGTTCAGGCCTCGATCCGGTCGAATGCCTGAAGAAACTGAATGGGCATGTACTGGGCATGCACTTTAAGGATGTGAAGAAAGATACACCGGATGGTAAATATCACGACGTGGTCTGGGGGACAGGCGACTGCAAAATCGAACAGGTCATCGCCGAAATGAAGCGGCAGCACTTCAAAGGTCCCATCTCGGTCGAGTACGAATACCATTGGGAAAACAACGGCCCCGAAATTGCCGAAAGCGTTAAAAACTTCCGCCAGATGTATAACCGGGTGAAAGTGCAGTAA
- a CDS encoding DNA-3-methyladenine glycosylase I has translation MSYCHAIDTMTGERKALHKAYHDHLYGFPIHDDNELFCRLVLEINQAGLSWETILKKEATFRKAYDNFDLKTVASYTDADRERLLADPGIIRNRLKINAAIDNAKTILQLQAEQGSFENWLELHHPKTKAEWVKLFKKTFRFTGGEIVNEFLMSIGYLPGAHAPDCGVYKTIVDARPKWLVG, from the coding sequence ATGTCTTATTGCCACGCCATCGACACCATGACCGGGGAACGGAAAGCCCTCCACAAAGCCTATCACGACCATCTGTATGGCTTCCCCATTCACGACGATAACGAACTGTTCTGTCGGCTGGTACTGGAAATCAATCAGGCGGGTCTGAGCTGGGAAACCATTCTGAAAAAAGAAGCGACGTTCCGAAAAGCCTACGACAATTTCGACCTGAAAACCGTGGCCAGTTATACTGATGCTGACCGCGAACGCTTACTGGCCGATCCGGGCATCATCCGCAATCGTCTGAAGATCAACGCAGCTATCGACAACGCAAAGACGATTCTACAATTACAGGCTGAACAGGGTTCGTTTGAGAACTGGCTGGAATTGCATCATCCCAAAACAAAGGCGGAATGGGTAAAACTGTTCAAAAAAACGTTTCGCTTTACGGGCGGTGAGATCGTCAATGAATTTCTGATGAGCATCGGCTATCTGCCCGGTGCCCACGCTCCCGACTGTGGCGTGTATAAAACCATAGTGGACGCTCGTCCGAAGTGGTTAGTTGGCTAA
- a CDS encoding ABC transporter permease has protein sequence MLKNILFAFATALENIRTRFFHTVLSILGIVIGVAALVAILSLIDGMEQYAQEQITKTTDLKAILIQTNPYKSVNEVRVLKNEYAYFTNPSFQKLRSSLTKPAKGYLYWRQNGEVMTNTNNRAMGTLITGASFPIHPDLTLIQGRAFTDAELQTRQPVAFINQHLAKQLVGNQPEKMAIGQQVVYKNKPLKIIGIAANKDAKTGQLLMPITLVSDSALKASPPMGVVVAEQIEDVPVLKTQIENWLKTNTKSGKDDFAVMTNELRVSQAAKGFLLFRLVMGAIVGISVIVGGIGVMNVLLISVTERTVEIGVRKALGAKKRDILWQFLSESITISTFGSLMGLGLGIISSMAFIPIIKALVDVPFQVAYTWNTFMVIIVIAMLIGIIFGTYPAMRAARLNPVDAIRRE, from the coding sequence ATGCTGAAAAATATCCTTTTTGCGTTTGCGACCGCTCTGGAAAACATCCGTACCCGCTTTTTTCACACGGTACTGTCCATTCTGGGTATTGTGATTGGGGTAGCAGCGCTAGTGGCTATTCTGTCGCTGATCGATGGGATGGAGCAGTATGCGCAGGAACAGATTACCAAAACGACCGACCTGAAAGCGATTCTTATTCAGACCAATCCGTACAAGTCGGTCAATGAGGTTCGGGTATTGAAGAATGAGTACGCCTATTTTACCAATCCGTCGTTTCAGAAACTACGTTCGTCACTGACCAAACCCGCAAAGGGGTATCTGTACTGGCGACAGAACGGGGAGGTGATGACAAACACCAATAACCGGGCAATGGGTACGCTCATCACCGGGGCCTCCTTCCCAATCCATCCCGATTTGACGCTGATTCAGGGCCGGGCATTTACAGACGCTGAACTACAGACTCGTCAGCCCGTTGCGTTTATCAACCAGCATCTGGCAAAGCAACTGGTTGGAAACCAGCCAGAGAAAATGGCCATTGGGCAACAGGTGGTTTACAAAAACAAGCCGTTGAAAATCATCGGTATTGCCGCCAATAAAGATGCGAAAACGGGGCAACTGCTCATGCCTATTACACTGGTGTCGGACAGTGCGCTGAAAGCCAGCCCGCCGATGGGAGTGGTGGTCGCTGAACAGATCGAAGACGTTCCCGTGTTAAAAACGCAGATCGAAAACTGGCTGAAAACCAACACCAAATCCGGTAAGGATGACTTTGCTGTTATGACCAATGAACTGCGGGTTAGTCAGGCAGCTAAAGGGTTCCTGCTGTTTCGGCTGGTGATGGGCGCCATTGTTGGCATTTCAGTCATTGTAGGGGGCATCGGGGTGATGAATGTTCTGCTGATTTCGGTAACCGAACGTACCGTTGAGATAGGTGTCCGAAAGGCACTTGGCGCTAAAAAACGGGATATTCTGTGGCAATTTCTCTCCGAGTCGATTACCATTTCAACCTTTGGTAGCCTGATGGGGCTAGGTTTAGGTATCATCAGTTCGATGGCCTTTATTCCGATTATAAAAGCGCTGGTCGACGTACCGTTTCAGGTTGCCTATACCTGGAATACGTTTATGGTCATCATAGTGATTGCCATGCTGATCGGGATTATTTTCGGTACGTACCCAGCCATGCGGGCGGCCCGGCTCAATCCTGTGGATGCCATTCGACGCGAGTAG
- a CDS encoding PadR family transcriptional regulator, which yields MKRSYLGEFEEIVLLTAAVLELQGQAYGVAITHEIIEQTGRSVRLNQIHAALDRLEDKGMVKSEMGEPTAERGGRRKRLFTVTAYGRRTLQEIQEVRVSFWSRLLNPLNSLGFGALG from the coding sequence ATGAAACGAAGCTACTTAGGTGAGTTTGAAGAGATCGTTCTGTTGACGGCTGCCGTCCTGGAACTACAAGGACAAGCCTACGGAGTGGCCATTACGCACGAGATCATTGAGCAAACGGGTCGCTCGGTACGGCTAAATCAAATCCACGCGGCCCTCGACCGACTTGAGGATAAAGGTATGGTGAAGTCGGAAATGGGCGAACCTACTGCCGAACGGGGTGGCCGACGTAAACGGCTCTTTACCGTAACGGCCTACGGTCGGCGGACCTTGCAGGAAATTCAGGAAGTCAGAGTGAGTTTCTGGAGTCGATTGCTGAATCCGTTGAATAGCTTAGGGTTTGGAGCACTGGGCTAA
- a CDS encoding ABC transporter permease: MHQAPRPMPPELADKLLRFFLADDRLEEVLGDLHEDYRWQVNRVGERRARWRYWWDAIGFLKPWTLKRTINKYPTPTNTTMLRNYLKIAWRNLIREKGYSTINIVGLSVGMGVAMLIGLWIYDELSFNKSHQHYDRIAQVMENQTLEQGIQTYGALPLPLSQELRTQYASDFKAVAATTEFEQIITYQDKKFTRFGNFAEADYPEILTLRMLSGNRQALRDPGSVLLAKSTALALFGNSNPLHKLVKVGNRYTLQVAGVFDDLPHNTSFKNVTFIAPIKLLFESSEDMDNWRSSSFAIFTQLNPGSDFGHVSQKIKDVFRKHTQDKAQSSLFLYPMADWHLYSEFKNGAYAGGRIQFVWLFGCIGLFVLLLACINFMNLSTARSEKRAKEVGIRKAIGSMRSQLIGQFFSESFLFVATAFALSVVLVQLVLPTFNEVADKQLIILWTNPIFWVACLSFSLLTGFLAGSYPAFYLSSFQPIKVLKGGAFRVGRFASLPRKVLVVVQFTVSVTLIIGTIVVFRQIQFAQNRPVGYSRNGLINITMNTPEIQGRYDALRNELLATGAVSDMAESSSPITNIWSSANNLEWRGKDPNRPAAFGTIAITPEFGNVVQWKVKEGRSFSRQFSSDSLAFLFNEAAVKLTGLKNRNGGPPVGETIRWHGKDWKLIGIVKDMVMTSPFEPVTPTVFMMNTNERSLNVIHIKLNPVLSAHDALSKLEPVFKKFNPASPFEYKFADEEYAKKFAAEQRIGQLASFFAALAILISCLGLFGLASFVAEQRTKEIGVRKVLGASVFNLWGLLSKDFVTLVLISCLLSTPITWYLLTNWLDNYEYRTELSWWIFGVASLGALAITLLTVSFQSIKAALINPVKSLRSE; this comes from the coding sequence ATGCACCAGGCGCCCCGCCCCATGCCACCCGAACTCGCTGACAAACTCCTCCGCTTTTTCCTGGCCGATGACCGGCTTGAGGAGGTGTTGGGCGATTTGCATGAAGACTATCGCTGGCAAGTCAACCGTGTGGGCGAGCGACGGGCACGCTGGCGATACTGGTGGGATGCAATTGGCTTTCTGAAACCGTGGACCCTAAAACGAACGATCAACAAATACCCAACCCCAACAAATACGACGATGCTCCGAAACTATCTGAAAATTGCCTGGCGAAATCTGATTCGCGAAAAAGGATACTCAACGATCAATATCGTCGGCCTGTCGGTTGGCATGGGCGTTGCGATGCTGATCGGTCTGTGGATTTACGACGAGCTGTCGTTCAATAAATCCCATCAGCACTACGACCGCATTGCGCAGGTGATGGAAAATCAGACGCTGGAACAGGGCATTCAAACCTATGGAGCGTTGCCCCTACCTCTTAGTCAGGAGTTACGAACCCAATACGCCAGCGACTTCAAAGCTGTTGCCGCTACTACCGAATTCGAGCAGATTATCACTTATCAGGATAAAAAGTTTACTCGTTTCGGCAACTTTGCCGAAGCCGACTATCCAGAGATACTAACCCTCCGCATGCTTAGTGGGAACCGGCAAGCCCTACGCGATCCGGGCTCTGTTTTACTGGCGAAGTCGACGGCTCTGGCGCTCTTTGGCAACAGCAACCCGTTGCATAAACTCGTTAAGGTTGGCAACAGATATACCTTACAGGTAGCCGGTGTCTTTGACGATCTGCCTCACAACACAAGCTTTAAAAACGTCACGTTTATTGCTCCCATCAAACTGCTTTTTGAGTCGAGCGAAGACATGGATAACTGGCGCAGTAGCTCGTTTGCCATTTTTACCCAGCTAAATCCAGGCAGTGATTTTGGTCATGTCTCCCAGAAGATTAAAGACGTTTTTCGTAAGCACACTCAGGACAAAGCCCAGTCGTCACTTTTTCTGTATCCGATGGCCGACTGGCACCTGTACTCGGAGTTTAAAAATGGAGCCTATGCAGGTGGGCGGATTCAGTTTGTGTGGCTTTTCGGCTGTATTGGACTGTTCGTGCTTCTGCTGGCGTGTATCAACTTCATGAATTTGAGCACCGCACGTTCCGAAAAACGAGCCAAGGAAGTAGGTATTCGTAAGGCAATTGGGTCTATGCGTAGCCAGTTGATCGGTCAGTTTTTTAGCGAATCTTTTTTGTTCGTCGCTACCGCTTTCGCCTTGTCGGTAGTACTGGTTCAACTCGTTTTGCCGACGTTCAATGAGGTCGCCGATAAACAACTGATTATACTTTGGACAAATCCGATTTTCTGGGTCGCCTGCCTCAGTTTCAGTCTACTGACTGGCTTTCTGGCAGGCAGTTACCCGGCATTTTATCTATCCTCTTTCCAGCCCATCAAGGTTTTGAAAGGCGGTGCGTTTCGGGTGGGTCGTTTCGCTTCGTTACCCCGTAAGGTACTGGTCGTCGTTCAGTTCACGGTCTCAGTAACGCTCATCATCGGCACTATCGTCGTTTTCCGCCAGATTCAGTTCGCGCAAAATCGTCCAGTCGGTTACAGTCGAAATGGACTCATCAACATTACCATGAATACGCCTGAAATTCAGGGCCGTTACGATGCTCTTCGGAACGAACTGCTGGCTACGGGTGCCGTTTCCGATATGGCTGAATCGTCGAGCCCGATCACAAATATCTGGTCATCAGCCAATAATCTCGAATGGCGGGGTAAAGACCCCAATCGCCCCGCAGCTTTCGGTACTATTGCGATCACCCCCGAATTCGGAAATGTGGTGCAGTGGAAAGTGAAAGAAGGGCGTTCGTTCTCCCGACAGTTTTCGAGTGATTCGCTGGCTTTTCTGTTCAATGAAGCGGCTGTTAAATTAACGGGGCTAAAAAACCGCAACGGCGGACCACCCGTAGGTGAAACCATCCGCTGGCACGGTAAAGACTGGAAGCTGATTGGGATAGTGAAGGACATGGTTATGACCTCGCCGTTTGAGCCCGTAACGCCTACCGTGTTTATGATGAACACCAACGAACGAAGCCTGAATGTCATTCATATCAAACTGAATCCGGTTCTAAGTGCGCATGATGCGCTAAGCAAGCTGGAACCTGTTTTCAAAAAATTCAATCCGGCCTCACCCTTCGAGTACAAGTTTGCCGATGAAGAATACGCCAAAAAATTCGCGGCTGAGCAACGTATTGGTCAACTGGCCAGCTTCTTTGCCGCTTTAGCTATCCTGATTAGCTGTCTGGGCCTTTTCGGACTGGCTTCGTTCGTAGCCGAGCAACGAACCAAAGAAATTGGCGTTCGGAAAGTACTGGGCGCATCGGTCTTTAATTTGTGGGGGCTATTATCCAAGGATTTTGTCACGCTGGTTCTTATCTCCTGCCTTTTATCAACCCCCATCACCTGGTATTTGCTAACGAATTGGCTGGATAACTACGAATACCGAACCGAATTGTCGTGGTGGATTTTCGGAGTTGCCAGTCTGGGTGCTTTAGCGATCACCTTACTGACCGTCAGTTTTCAAAGCATCAAAGCCGCGCTGATCAACCCTGTAAAATCGTTGCGGTCCGAATAA
- a CDS encoding YybH family protein — protein MKTRTILLLLFVCVNKLLFAQQPSSTFPATDLLPSVKLPPDIDRVLRDYEREWGAGNTEKLAALFTPDGFVLQPRRPAIQGQEKLKKAYQNQGGAPLFLRALSFAQDGTVGYIIGAYRSAANTPDIGKFILALRKGKDGRWLIAADMDNSAK, from the coding sequence ATGAAAACTCGGACTATACTATTGCTGCTCTTTGTGTGCGTCAATAAGCTTCTATTTGCTCAGCAACCCAGTTCTACTTTTCCGGCAACAGATTTATTGCCCTCAGTTAAGCTGCCTCCCGACATCGACCGGGTGCTTCGTGATTACGAACGTGAGTGGGGGGCTGGTAATACCGAAAAGCTAGCGGCTTTGTTTACACCTGATGGATTCGTTCTGCAACCCCGCCGACCAGCTATTCAAGGGCAGGAAAAACTAAAGAAAGCCTACCAGAACCAGGGCGGAGCCCCCTTGTTTCTGAGAGCACTTTCCTTTGCGCAGGACGGCACCGTAGGCTACATTATTGGTGCTTACCGAAGTGCAGCCAATACCCCCGACATTGGCAAGTTTATCCTGGCTTTACGCAAGGGAAAAGATGGGCGCTGGCTTATTGCGGCCGATATGGATAATTCGGCAAAATAA